A window of the Chloroflexus sp. Y-396-1 genome harbors these coding sequences:
- the fabZ gene encoding 3-hydroxyacyl-ACP dehydratase FabZ, whose product MLSIQEIMALIPHRYPFLLVDRIVELEPGVRAVGEKLVSANEPYFQGHFPGNPIMPGVLMLEALAQTGAVAALSLPEHAGKLVLFAGIDGVRFKRVVRPGDTLRLEVQLEKMRRGIGKGQARATVADQLACEAELLFALTDPGR is encoded by the coding sequence ATGTTGTCGATTCAGGAAATTATGGCCCTCATTCCTCATCGTTACCCATTTCTGCTCGTAGATCGGATTGTTGAGTTAGAGCCTGGCGTGCGTGCTGTAGGTGAAAAACTGGTCTCAGCCAACGAGCCGTATTTTCAGGGGCATTTTCCCGGTAATCCAATCATGCCCGGTGTGTTGATGCTTGAAGCACTGGCACAAACTGGTGCGGTTGCTGCTTTGAGCCTCCCTGAACATGCCGGTAAGCTGGTCCTTTTTGCCGGGATTGATGGCGTGCGTTTTAAGCGAGTGGTACGCCCCGGAGATACGCTGCGACTCGAAGTACAACTCGAAAAGATGCGAAGAGGAATTGGTAAAGGTCAGGCGCGTGCTACTGTCGCCGATCAACTAGCTTGTGAAGCAGAATTGCTCTTTGCCCTCACCGATCCGGGTCGTTAG
- a CDS encoding carbohydrate ABC transporter permease: protein MQQMSMATYTPRQERHPNTLRREHREWLLFALFIGPNLFLFAVFTYWPLLYNIYLSMVRWDFLRPTMTFVGLQNYIDAFSDRRFWNIIWQTATFTICSVGLTLILGLLLALLLNQPLRYRNTARAIVFSPVVMSGAVVAVVWSYIFDPRYGLIDQLLGFIGLDSPNWLADPFWAMPAVIIVYVWKNLGYAVVIYLAGLQSIPRELYDAARVDGAGAWERFWNVTLPGLSPVAFFLSVTSVLTCFQAFDIIRVLTNGGPADATTTLIFHLYELGFVSYDAGKAGVVAIVLFLIMLFLTIVQIRYIERQVTYG from the coding sequence ATGCAACAGATGAGTATGGCCACGTATACACCCAGACAAGAGCGACATCCGAATACGTTACGTCGCGAACATCGTGAATGGTTATTGTTCGCACTCTTCATCGGTCCCAATCTGTTCCTTTTTGCAGTATTCACTTATTGGCCGCTACTCTACAACATCTACCTCAGCATGGTACGTTGGGATTTTCTCCGCCCAACAATGACATTCGTCGGTCTACAAAACTACATCGATGCATTTAGCGACCGGCGGTTTTGGAACATCATCTGGCAAACCGCTACGTTCACGATATGTTCGGTTGGATTGACCCTCATTTTAGGATTACTCCTAGCCCTGCTGCTCAATCAACCGCTACGCTACCGAAACACTGCGCGTGCCATCGTCTTTTCACCGGTAGTGATGTCAGGCGCGGTTGTAGCAGTAGTTTGGAGCTATATTTTCGATCCACGCTACGGGCTTATCGATCAATTATTAGGCTTTATCGGTCTTGACTCACCCAACTGGCTGGCCGATCCATTTTGGGCGATGCCGGCAGTGATCATTGTCTACGTATGGAAAAATCTCGGCTACGCTGTTGTGATCTATCTTGCTGGCCTGCAGAGTATTCCGCGAGAGTTGTACGATGCGGCACGGGTGGACGGCGCTGGCGCATGGGAGCGGTTCTGGAATGTCACCCTCCCCGGTCTCTCGCCAGTTGCCTTTTTCCTTTCGGTGACCAGTGTCTTGACCTGCTTTCAAGCCTTTGACATTATTCGCGTACTGACCAATGGTGGCCCGGCTGATGCAACGACCACACTTATTTTCCACCTTTATGAATTGGGATTTGTCTCATACGATGCCGGGAAGGCTGGAGTGGTTGCAATTGTACTGTTCCTGATCATGCTCTTCTTAACGATTGTGCAGATCCGTTATATCGAGCGACAAGTGACTTACGGATGA
- the rnhA gene encoding ribonuclease HI, giving the protein MAPKKTYYLVVRGHKPGLYQQWHGAEGAAAQVQGFPNALYKGFATLEAAHEWIRSLTPANQALAQQLLTMSNAVDSAEHLQIPADIVVMYTDGSALGNPGPGGYGVVLRYNHHYKELSGGFRLTTNNRMELMACILGLKSLDRSIQVRIYSDSKYVVDSIRNGWAKRWQANNWMRSKTEPAKNADLWAELLMLCERHQVEFIWVPGHSGVPDNERCHELATSAAQQPDLPPDIAFEAQLQGAGLVE; this is encoded by the coding sequence ATGGCACCAAAAAAGACATACTACCTCGTCGTGCGTGGGCACAAGCCTGGTCTCTACCAACAATGGCACGGAGCAGAAGGAGCAGCGGCCCAGGTTCAGGGCTTCCCCAACGCACTTTACAAAGGCTTTGCTACTCTTGAAGCTGCTCATGAATGGATTCGTTCACTCACGCCGGCAAATCAGGCGCTGGCTCAACAGCTCCTCACAATGTCGAACGCGGTAGACTCTGCTGAACATCTACAGATACCAGCCGACATCGTCGTTATGTACACTGACGGTAGTGCGCTTGGGAATCCAGGGCCTGGAGGATACGGGGTTGTGTTACGCTACAACCACCATTACAAAGAACTTTCTGGTGGGTTTCGTCTGACCACCAACAACCGTATGGAGCTTATGGCCTGTATTCTTGGTCTGAAGTCGTTGGATCGTTCGATACAGGTAAGGATTTACAGTGACTCAAAGTATGTTGTCGACTCCATCCGCAACGGCTGGGCAAAGCGCTGGCAGGCCAACAACTGGATGCGCAGCAAAACCGAGCCGGCAAAAAATGCCGATCTCTGGGCAGAACTGTTGATGCTCTGTGAACGTCACCAGGTCGAGTTTATATGGGTTCCTGGTCACAGTGGCGTGCCGGATAACGAACGTTGCCACGAGTTGGCTACTTCAGCAGCGCAACAACCAGATTTGCCACCAGATATTGCATTTGAAGCACAGCTCCAGGGGGCTGGTTTGGTAGAGTGA
- a CDS encoding carbohydrate ABC transporter permease, with the protein MATINELEHSVKPTTVHQRRLPLSLLGWRIAGYLALIITVLIIGLPVYWTVMASFKETREIYSLPVTWWPTSPTLNNFPAAWQAAPFGRYYLNSFITTFFGAGIEVILALFSAYALAYLHFPRKDLVFLLLLAALMVPVEITIVPNYLTIARLGWINTYQGIIIPGAAIAYGTFLLRQAFMAVPHEILEAARVDGAGHLRILFSVVAPITQPAIVTMALLSIVSKWNEFLWPLIVTNTTDMRTLPIGVFWLRNSEGLSNWGVVMAGSLFLIVPVLITFLFAQRAIVEGMTAGAVKG; encoded by the coding sequence ATGGCGACGATTAACGAACTTGAGCATTCGGTCAAACCGACCACTGTCCATCAACGACGCCTTCCACTCTCATTGCTAGGATGGCGTATTGCTGGGTATCTTGCCCTTATCATTACTGTGCTCATCATTGGACTACCAGTTTACTGGACGGTGATGGCATCCTTCAAGGAGACTCGTGAAATCTACTCGCTACCGGTAACGTGGTGGCCTACCAGTCCTACCCTCAACAATTTTCCGGCAGCCTGGCAGGCGGCGCCCTTTGGACGATATTACCTGAATAGCTTTATCACGACGTTCTTTGGTGCAGGAATTGAAGTAATCCTGGCGCTGTTTTCGGCTTATGCGCTGGCATACCTGCATTTTCCGCGCAAAGACCTTGTCTTTCTGCTGTTGCTGGCAGCCCTGATGGTACCGGTTGAGATTACTATTGTGCCCAATTATCTGACCATCGCTCGCCTCGGCTGGATCAACACCTACCAGGGCATCATTATTCCAGGTGCAGCAATTGCCTACGGTACCTTTTTGCTACGCCAGGCATTTATGGCTGTTCCGCACGAAATCCTCGAAGCGGCGCGCGTTGATGGAGCCGGGCACTTGCGCATCCTGTTTAGCGTCGTAGCACCGATAACACAACCGGCTATCGTTACGATGGCATTGCTATCAATAGTGAGCAAGTGGAATGAATTCCTCTGGCCACTCATCGTTACCAACACCACCGATATGCGCACCTTACCGATTGGTGTCTTCTGGCTACGCAATAGTGAGGGTCTGTCCAATTGGGGCGTTGTAATGGCCGGGTCACTCTTCCTGATCGTACCGGTCTTGATCACCTTTCTCTTCGCCCAGCGGGCCATTGTTGAAGGAATGACCGCCGGTGCGGTGAAGGGTTAG
- a CDS encoding ABC transporter substrate-binding protein yields the protein MKRTFTRREFLRLMMAGGGAAVLAACGGQSGQSTSPTAPAVVSQPGSKVKITYWGSFSGNLGEAEQAMVKAFNESQNEVEVEYQFQGSYEETAQKFTAALQANTTPDVILLSDVWWFGFYLAGAITALDDLARQVNLDFNDYEPVLLNEGVRKGVHYWIPFARSTPLFYYNKSIWAEAGLPDRAPETWAEFSEWAPKLVKSDGSRAAFGHPNGASYIAWLFQGVVWQFGGQYSLPDFTMTMTDPNTLRAAQFYQDTVVKEKWAILSPNLNQDFIGGAIASMMASTGALAGIQANATFPVGVGFLPRETNFGCPTGGAGLAIVSRAPAEKQLAAMKYIAFATNPTSAGVWARSTGYMPVRISTKQTPEMIEFFKQNPNFKTAVDQLPKTRAQDAARVFVRNGDQIIGKGLERIIVNGEAPSSVFADVNDELTKAAQPILEDLKAVEG from the coding sequence ATGAAGCGAACATTCACCCGACGCGAATTCCTGCGTCTGATGATGGCAGGCGGCGGTGCAGCAGTTTTGGCAGCTTGTGGTGGGCAGAGTGGGCAATCAACGAGTCCTACTGCACCAGCAGTCGTGAGTCAGCCCGGCTCGAAGGTGAAGATTACCTACTGGGGTTCATTTAGCGGCAACCTGGGTGAAGCCGAGCAGGCGATGGTCAAAGCATTCAACGAATCTCAGAATGAGGTTGAAGTTGAGTACCAGTTCCAGGGAAGCTACGAAGAGACCGCGCAGAAGTTCACGGCAGCGTTGCAGGCCAATACCACGCCCGATGTTATTTTGCTCTCGGATGTGTGGTGGTTCGGCTTCTACCTGGCCGGCGCGATCACAGCACTTGACGATCTGGCCCGCCAGGTCAACCTCGATTTCAACGACTACGAGCCGGTTCTGCTCAACGAAGGTGTGCGTAAAGGCGTCCATTACTGGATACCGTTCGCCCGCAGTACGCCACTCTTCTACTACAACAAAAGCATCTGGGCCGAAGCTGGCTTACCCGACCGTGCACCGGAAACATGGGCCGAGTTTTCCGAGTGGGCGCCAAAGCTGGTAAAGAGCGACGGCAGTCGGGCAGCATTTGGTCATCCCAATGGCGCTAGCTACATTGCCTGGCTCTTCCAGGGTGTGGTCTGGCAATTCGGCGGTCAATACTCTCTCCCCGACTTTACTATGACAATGACCGATCCCAACACGCTCCGTGCAGCCCAGTTCTACCAGGATACGGTCGTGAAAGAGAAGTGGGCCATCTTGTCGCCAAACCTGAATCAGGATTTCATTGGTGGCGCGATTGCCTCGATGATGGCATCAACCGGTGCGCTGGCCGGCATTCAGGCGAACGCAACCTTCCCGGTTGGCGTTGGTTTCCTACCCCGTGAGACCAACTTCGGTTGTCCGACCGGCGGCGCTGGCCTGGCGATTGTCAGTCGGGCACCCGCCGAGAAGCAACTGGCAGCGATGAAGTACATTGCCTTTGCTACCAATCCGACCAGTGCAGGAGTTTGGGCACGTAGTACCGGCTACATGCCGGTGCGGATCAGCACCAAGCAAACCCCAGAAATGATTGAATTCTTCAAGCAGAATCCGAATTTCAAGACCGCCGTCGATCAGTTACCGAAGACCCGTGCTCAGGACGCGGCCCGTGTGTTTGTACGCAACGGCGACCAGATCATCGGCAAGGGCCTGGAGCGGATTATCGTCAATGGCGAAGCACCAAGCTCGGTGTTTGCTGATGTGAATGATGAATTGACAAAGGCGGCCCAGCCAATCCTCGAAGACCTGAAGGCGGTCGAGGGTTAA
- a CDS encoding substrate-binding domain-containing protein, producing the protein MLRISRVIAGIYLLATILMATTTVIFGPIGWSPFPLAAAAPPIRVELAVSSEKEAWIRSALERFAQTNPNINGRRIEVRFRVAGSRGLIEAIEREGYQPTAISPASMIQIDELRQIRPDLLRDSVSPLVFSPIVALMRDAQSTAGITNPWLLWQRELPDQAKAVKVGISSPVSSNGGLQTLIILAAQYHQTTQLNVSQVRDSGFRDWLRQLKVPAWPDSTGTLTTDFVIRPGVYDIITTYESLALQVFRQAEGRFLEVRVYYPETTLLSDHPFTILTAPWVDSAERAAALHLRDFLLSPAEQTIAMREFGFRPVIPQVTVNLDDRDSLFGRYRDLGLQLDLKTQLENPSQAVVEALISTWQSAIRP; encoded by the coding sequence ATGCTCAGAATCTCCCGTGTCATTGCTGGTATATACCTCTTAGCCACTATTCTGATGGCCACGACAACGGTGATTTTTGGCCCGATTGGATGGTCTCCATTTCCGCTTGCCGCTGCCGCGCCACCAATTCGGGTCGAACTGGCTGTCAGTTCCGAGAAAGAAGCCTGGATTCGGAGTGCCCTTGAACGGTTTGCTCAGACGAACCCAAACATCAACGGTCGCCGGATTGAAGTTCGCTTCCGGGTAGCCGGTTCGCGTGGCTTGATAGAGGCCATTGAACGCGAAGGGTATCAACCGACAGCCATCAGCCCGGCCAGTATGATTCAAATTGATGAACTGCGCCAGATACGACCCGATCTCTTGCGTGATTCGGTCTCACCCCTGGTCTTCTCGCCAATCGTGGCTCTCATGCGTGATGCTCAATCAACCGCCGGAATTACAAATCCGTGGTTATTATGGCAGCGTGAACTCCCCGATCAGGCTAAAGCGGTGAAGGTCGGGATTTCTTCACCCGTCTCAAGTAATGGGGGGTTGCAGACGCTAATCATTTTGGCCGCGCAGTATCATCAGACTACCCAATTGAATGTTAGTCAGGTACGTGACTCCGGGTTTCGTGATTGGTTGCGACAACTGAAGGTACCGGCTTGGCCGGATAGTACTGGTACGCTGACAACCGATTTCGTTATTCGGCCCGGCGTGTATGACATCATTACGACCTACGAAAGTCTCGCGTTGCAGGTGTTTCGCCAGGCCGAAGGACGTTTCTTGGAGGTACGAGTCTACTATCCTGAGACAACGTTGCTCAGTGATCATCCCTTTACCATTTTGACAGCGCCGTGGGTTGATAGCGCTGAACGAGCAGCGGCGCTCCACTTACGCGACTTTTTGCTCAGTCCAGCGGAGCAGACGATTGCGATGCGTGAATTCGGTTTTCGTCCGGTCATCCCTCAAGTGACTGTAAATCTCGATGATCGGGACTCGCTCTTTGGTCGTTACCGTGATCTCGGTTTACAGCTCGATCTGAAAACACAACTCGAGAACCCTTCGCAAGCGGTTGTAGAGGCGCTCATTTCAACCTGGCAGAGTGCGATCAGACCGTAA
- a CDS encoding class I SAM-dependent methyltransferase gives MHLYDPFARYYDADFRHFHDDIPFYREWARRTGDPILELMCGTGRVLLPLASAGHHLTGVDLSPAMLALARERLVAENVIERVTLIEADVRSVSLPENHFSLAFVAVNSFMHLTTVEDQLATLAVVRRALTRRGTLIIDLFNPDPLVITREDGRMQFERSYELDGRYVQKFVMIESDPAEQISHVTFIYDETAADGSLTRRTMQFTMRWLYRFELEHLLARAGFTLRAVYGNYDLEPYTSASPRLIVVASPRR, from the coding sequence ATGCATCTCTACGATCCGTTTGCTCGCTACTACGATGCCGACTTTCGGCACTTTCACGATGACATACCCTTCTACCGTGAATGGGCGCGCCGTACCGGCGATCCAATCCTGGAGTTGATGTGTGGTACCGGTCGCGTCTTGCTCCCCTTGGCCAGCGCCGGTCATCATCTAACTGGTGTCGATCTCTCGCCGGCAATGCTGGCACTGGCTCGTGAACGGTTGGTTGCTGAGAATGTCATCGAACGGGTAACGCTGATTGAAGCTGATGTGCGCAGCGTTTCTTTACCAGAAAATCATTTTTCACTGGCGTTTGTGGCTGTCAATTCGTTTATGCACTTAACAACTGTCGAAGATCAACTGGCTACTCTAGCGGTTGTGCGGCGGGCGTTGACACGGCGGGGAACCTTGATTATCGACCTCTTCAACCCCGATCCGCTGGTGATTACCCGCGAAGATGGCCGCATGCAGTTTGAGCGTAGCTACGAACTCGATGGTCGCTATGTACAAAAGTTTGTGATGATCGAGAGTGACCCTGCCGAGCAAATCAGCCACGTTACGTTTATCTATGACGAAACAGCCGCCGACGGTTCACTTACTCGACGAACTATGCAATTTACAATGCGTTGGCTCTACCGCTTCGAGTTAGAGCATCTGCTGGCGCGGGCCGGGTTTACCCTACGCGCCGTTTATGGGAATTACGATCTCGAACCGTATACGTCTGCCAGTCCGCGCTTGATCGTAGTGGCCTCACCAAGACGCTGA